From Sardina pilchardus chromosome 9, fSarPil1.1, whole genome shotgun sequence, a single genomic window includes:
- the c9h1orf50 gene encoding uncharacterized protein C1orf50 homolog, with translation MDRTVSLPGQPDKRTVVTLVESSSKPSGLELVSSYQTNRIGDPMDLVSLAMQVQKSDEFVRANACNKLTVIADQIRYLQEQARKVLEDAKKHADLHHAACNVVKKPGSMYYLYLRESGQRYFSIVSPQEWGSSCPHKFLGAYKLGYDMSWTPIDDVEKKDAETAIFDKLLNQQAALPPCTEPNFEGISK, from the exons ATGGATAGAACAGTCAGCCTTCCAGGTCAACCGGACAAGAGGACAGTGG TAACGCTGGTGGAGTCAAGTAGCAAACCGAGTGGGCTGGAACTGGTCAGCTCCTACCAGACGAACAGGATCGGTGATCCCATGGATTTAGTGTCCCTGGCAATGCAAGTACAAAAG TCAGACGAATTCGTACGAGCCAATGCCTGTAACAAGTTGACCGTCATTGCAGACCAAATCCGGTACCTACAGGAGCAAGCTCGTAAG GTTTTAGAGGATGCCAAGAAACATGCTGATCTCCACCATGCTGCCTGTAATGTGGTGAAGAAACCTGGGAGCATGTACTACCTTTACCTGCGTGAATCTGGACAGCGTTACTTCTCCATAGTATCTCCTCAG GAGTGGGGATCCAGTTGTCCACATAAGTTCCTTGGCGCCTACAAACTAGGGTATGATATGTCCTGGACTCCAATAGATGATGTGGAAAAGAAGGATGCAGAGACGGCCATCTTTGATAAACTACTGAACCAACAGGCTGCACTACCTCCCTGCACAGAGCCCAACTTTGAAGGCATTTCCAAATGA